One Fusobacterium nucleatum genomic window carries:
- a CDS encoding GNAT family N-acetyltransferase has protein sequence MEIVHIKNPDFEMMKKIVEIEQGAFEGNGNVDLWIIKALIRYGMVFVIKENNEIVCIVEYMQVFNKKSLFLYGISTLKKYRHKGYANCILDETEKILRNLSYEEIELTVAPENEIAINLYKKHGYIQEKLLEDEYGKGIHRYVMRKKLF, from the coding sequence ATGGAAATAGTTCATATAAAAAATCCTGATTTTGAAATGATGAAAAAAATTGTAGAGATAGAACAGGGAGCCTTTGAAGGAAATGGGAATGTCGACCTTTGGATAATAAAAGCTCTTATAAGATATGGTATGGTTTTTGTTATAAAAGAAAATAATGAGATAGTGTGTATAGTAGAGTATATGCAAGTTTTTAATAAGAAGTCTTTATTTCTATATGGTATATCAACTTTAAAAAAATATAGACACAAGGGTTATGCAAACTGTATATTAGATGAAACAGAAAAAATACTAAGAAATTTATCTTATGAAGAAATAGAGTTGACAGTTGCACCTGAAAATGAAATTGCAATAAATCTATATAAAAAACATGGATATATACAAGAAAAACTTTTAGAAGATGAATATGGTAAAGGTATTCATAGATATGTTATGAGAAAGAAATTGTTTTGA
- a CDS encoding transcriptional repressor: protein MELQLHTGDIGNYLKKHNIKPSYQRMKIFQYLLDNHNHPTVDTIYRALCTEIPTLSKTTVYNTLNLFIEKKLVYVIVIEENETRYDLLTHTHGHFKCTCCGALFDVELSIDYSKSQELLGCDIEEKHIYFKGICRNCKERSN from the coding sequence ATGGAATTACAATTACATACAGGTGATATAGGAAATTACCTAAAAAAACATAATATAAAACCTTCCTATCAAAGAATGAAAATATTTCAATATCTGTTAGATAATCATAATCATCCGACAGTAGATACTATATATAGAGCACTTTGTACAGAAATACCAACTTTATCAAAAACAACAGTGTACAATACTCTAAATTTATTTATAGAGAAGAAATTAGTTTATGTTATAGTTATTGAAGAAAATGAAACAAGATATGATTTGTTAACTCATACACATGGACATTTTAAATGTACTTGCTGTGGAGCTTTATTTGATGTTGAATTAAGTATAGATTATAGTAAAAGCCAAGAATTATTAGGTTGTGATATTGAAGAAAAACATATTTATTTTAAAGGTATATGCAGAAATTGTAAAGAAAGAAGTAATTAA
- the rpmG gene encoding 50S ribosomal protein L33, protein MRVQVILECTETKLRHYTTTKNKKTHPERLEMMKYNPVLKRHTLYKETKK, encoded by the coding sequence ATGAGAGTACAAGTAATATTAGAATGTACAGAAACAAAGTTAAGACACTATACTACAACAAAAAACAAAAAGACTCATCCAGAAAGATTAGAAATGATGAAGTATAATCCAGTACTAAAAAGACATACTTTGTATAAAGAAACAAAGAAGTAG
- the secE gene encoding preprotein translocase subunit SecE, whose translation MNLFQKVKMEYSKVEWPSRTEVIHSTIWVVTMTVIISIYLGVFDILAVRALNFLEALI comes from the coding sequence ATGAATTTATTTCAAAAGGTTAAAATGGAATACTCAAAAGTTGAATGGCCTTCAAGAACAGAAGTTATTCATTCTACTATATGGGTTGTAACTATGACTGTTATAATATCTATCTATCTTGGTGTCTTTGATATTCTTGCAGTGAGAGCCTTAAACTTTTTGGAGGCATTAATATGA
- the nusG gene encoding transcription termination/antitermination protein NusG codes for MSVENVRKWFMIHTYSGYEKKVKTDLEQKMETLGFREVVTNILVPEEELTEIVRGKPKKIYRKLFPAYVMLEMEATREENEHGISYKVDPRVWYEVRNTNGVTGFVGVGSDPIPMEEEEVKNIFNIIGVKTPKETIKIDFAEGDYVKILKGSFKDQEGQVAEIDNEHGRVKVMVDIFGRMTPVEIEVDGVLKV; via the coding sequence ATGAGTGTAGAAAATGTCAGAAAATGGTTTATGATTCATACTTATTCTGGATATGAAAAAAAAGTAAAAACAGACCTTGAACAAAAAATGGAAACATTAGGTTTTAGAGAAGTTGTAACTAACATATTGGTTCCAGAAGAAGAGTTGACAGAAATTGTTAGGGGAAAACCTAAAAAGATTTATAGAAAACTTTTCCCAGCATATGTTATGCTTGAAATGGAAGCTACAAGAGAAGAAAATGAACATGGTATAAGTTATAAAGTAGATCCTCGTGTATGGTATGAAGTAAGAAATACCAATGGGGTTACTGGATTTGTAGGAGTTGGTTCTGACCCTATTCCTATGGAAGAAGAAGAAGTAAAAAATATATTCAATATAATAGGTGTAAAAACACCTAAAGAAACTATAAAAATTGACTTTGCTGAAGGAGATTATGTAAAAATCTTAAAAGGTTCATTCAAAGATCAAGAAGGGCAAGTTGCTGAAATTGATAATGAACATGGTAGAGTTAAAGTAATGGTTGATATTTTTGGAAGAATGACACCAGTTGAAATTGAAGTAGATGGTGTTTTGAAAGTGTAG
- the rplK gene encoding 50S ribosomal protein L11, with amino-acid sequence MAKEVIQIIKLQLPAGKANPAPPVGPALGQHGVNIMEFCKAFNAKTQDKAGWIIPVEISVYSDRSFTFILKTPPASDLLKKAAGITSGAKNSKKEVAGKITTAKLKELAETKMPDLNASSVETAMKIIAGSARSMGIKIED; translated from the coding sequence ATGGCAAAAGAAGTAATTCAAATAATAAAACTACAATTACCAGCAGGTAAAGCAAACCCTGCTCCACCAGTTGGACCAGCACTAGGACAACATGGTGTAAATATAATGGAATTTTGTAAGGCATTTAATGCTAAAACTCAAGATAAGGCTGGATGGATAATTCCTGTTGAAATTTCTGTTTATAGTGACAGATCTTTCACATTTATATTAAAAACTCCACCTGCATCAGATTTATTAAAGAAAGCTGCTGGAATAACATCTGGAGCTAAAAACTCTAAAAAAGAAGTTGCAGGAAAAATTACAACTGCAAAGTTAAAAGAACTAGCTGAAACAAAAATGCCTGACTTAAATGCTTCATCTGTTGAAACAGCTATGAAGATAATTGCAGGATCAGCAAGATCTATGGGAATAAAAATAGAAGACTAA
- the rplA gene encoding 50S ribosomal protein L1 yields the protein MAKHRGKKYLEVAKLVETGKLYDIREALELVQKTKTAKFVETVEVALRLGVDPRHADQQIRGTVVLPHGTGKTVKILAITSGENIEKALAAGADYAGAEEYINQIQQGWLDFDLVIATPDMMPKIGRLGKILGTKGLMPNPKSGTVTPDIAAAVSEFKKGKLAFRVDKLGSIHAPIGKVDFDLDKIEENFKAFMDQIIRLKPASSKGQYLRTIAVSLTMGPGVKMDPAIVAKIVG from the coding sequence ATGGCAAAACATAGAGGAAAGAAATATTTAGAAGTAGCTAAATTAGTTGAAACAGGAAAACTTTATGATATAAGAGAAGCACTAGAATTAGTTCAAAAGACTAAAACTGCAAAATTTGTTGAAACTGTTGAAGTAGCATTAAGACTTGGAGTAGACCCAAGACATGCTGACCAACAAATCAGAGGAACAGTTGTGTTACCTCATGGAACAGGTAAAACTGTAAAAATATTAGCAATCACTTCAGGTGAAAATATAGAAAAAGCATTAGCTGCAGGAGCAGATTATGCAGGAGCAGAAGAATACATCAACCAAATTCAACAAGGTTGGTTAGACTTTGATTTAGTAATTGCTACACCTGATATGATGCCTAAAATCGGAAGATTAGGGAAAATATTAGGAACTAAAGGTTTAATGCCTAACCCTAAATCAGGAACTGTAACACCTGATATAGCAGCAGCAGTATCTGAATTTAAAAAAGGTAAATTAGCATTCAGAGTAGATAAATTAGGATCTATTCATGCACCAATTGGAAAAGTTGATTTTGATTTAGATAAAATTGAAGAAAACTTCAAAGCATTTATGGATCAAATCATCAGATTAAAACCAGCTTCATCTAAGGGACAATACCTAAGAACAATAGCTGTATCATTAACTATGGGACCAGGAGTAAAAATGGATCCTGCCATAGTTGCTAAAATTGTTGGATAA
- the rplJ gene encoding 50S ribosomal protein L10 → MATQVKKELVAELVEKIKKAQSVVFVDYQGIKVNEETSLRKQMRENGAEYLVAKNRLFKIALKESGVEDNFDEILEGTTAFAFGYNDPVAPAKAVFDLSKAKAKAKQDVFKIKGGYLTGKKVSVKEVEELAKLPSREQLLSMLLNSMLGPIRKLAYATVAIADKKEGSAE, encoded by the coding sequence ATGGCAACTCAAGTTAAAAAAGAACTTGTAGCGGAATTAGTTGAAAAAATTAAAAAAGCTCAATCAGTTGTTTTTGTTGATTATCAAGGTATTAAAGTTAATGAAGAAACTTCATTAAGAAAACAAATGAGAGAAAATGGAGCAGAATATTTAGTAGCTAAAAATAGACTATTTAAAATAGCTCTTAAAGAATCTGGTGTTGAAGACAACTTTGATGAAATATTAGAGGGAACAACAGCATTCGCTTTTGGATATAATGATCCAGTAGCACCTGCAAAAGCAGTGTTTGATTTGTCTAAAGCAAAAGCTAAGGCAAAACAAGATGTATTTAAAATTAAAGGTGGTTACTTAACAGGAAAGAAAGTAAGTGTAAAAGAAGTTGAAGAATTAGCTAAATTACCTTCAAGAGAACAATTACTATCTATGTTACTAAACTCTATGTTAGGACCAATCAGAAAACTTGCTTATGCAACTGTAGCAATAGCAGACAAAAAAGAAGGATCTGCTGAATAA
- the rplL gene encoding 50S ribosomal protein L7/L12, with product MAFNKEQFIADLEAMTVLELKELVSALEEHFGVTAAAPVAVAAAGPVEAAEEKTEFDVVLKNAGGNKIAVIKEVRAITGLGLKEAKDLVDNGGVIKEAAPKDEANAIKEKLTAAGAEVEVK from the coding sequence ATGGCATTTAATAAAGAACAATTTATAGCTGATTTAGAAGCTATGACAGTATTAGAATTAAAAGAATTAGTATCTGCACTAGAAGAACACTTTGGAGTAACTGCTGCTGCACCAGTAGCTGTAGCTGCTGCTGGACCAGTAGAAGCTGCTGAAGAAAAAACTGAATTTGATGTAGTATTAAAGAATGCAGGTGGAAACAAAATAGCTGTAATTAAAGAAGTTAGAGCTATCACTGGATTAGGATTAAAAGAAGCTAAAGATTTAGTTGATAATGGTGGAGTAATTAAAGAAGCTGCACCAAAAGATGAAGCTAATGCAATAAAAGAAAAATTAACTGCAGCTGGAGCAGAAGTAGAAGTAAAATAG
- the rpoB gene encoding DNA-directed RNA polymerase subunit beta, with protein MQKLIERLDFGKIKPRGQMPHFLEFQLNSYEDFLQTNMSPNKREEKGFELAFKEIFPIESSNGDVRLEYIGYELHEAEAPLNDELECKKRGKTYSNSLKVRLRLINKKMGNEIQESLVYFGEVPKMTDRATFIINGAERVVVSQLHRSPGVSFSKEVNTQTGKDIFSGKIIPYKGTWLEFETDKNDFLSVKIDRKKKVLATVFLKAVDFFKDNNEIRDYFLETKELNLKALYKKYSKEPEELLNVLKQELDGSIVKEDILDEETGEFIAEVEAFINEEVINKLIENKVDKISYWYVGPESKLIANTLMNDTTLTEDEAVVEVFKKLRPGDQVTVDSARSLIRQMFFNPQRYDLEPVGRYKMNKRLKLDVPEDQISLTKEDVLGTIKYVIELNNGDQNVHTDDIDNLSNRRIRGVGELLLMQIKTGLAKMNKMVREKMTTQDIETVTPQSLLNTRPLNALIQDFFGSGQLSQFMDQSNPLAELTHKRRISALGPGGLSRERAGFEVRDVHDSHYGRICPIETPEGPNIGLIGSLATYAKINKYGFIETPYVKVENGVALVDDVHYLAADEEDGLFIAQADTKLDKNNKLEGLVVCRYGHEIVEIEPERVNYMDVSPKQVVSVSAGLIPFLEHDDANRALMGSNMQRQAVPLLRSEAPFIGTGLERKVAVDSGAVVTTKVSGKVVYVDGKKIIIEDKDKKEHTYRLLNYERSNQSMCLHQTPLVDLGDKVKAGDIIADGPATKLGDLSLGRNILMGFMPWEGYNYEDAILISDRLRKDDVFTSIHIEEYEIDARTTKLGDEEITREIPNVSESALRNLDENGIIMIGSEVGPGDILVGKTAPKGETEPPAEEKLLRAIFGEKARDVRDTSLTMPHGSKGVVVDILELSRENGDELKAGVNKSIRVLVAEKRKITVGDKMSGRHGNKGVVSRVLPAEDMPFLEDGTHLDVVLNPLGVPSRMNIGQVLEVHLGMAMRSLNGGTCIATPVFDGATEEQVKDYLEKQGYPRTGKVTLYDGRTGEKFDNKVTVGIMYMLKLHHLVEDKMHARAIGPYSLVTQQPLGGKAQFGGQRLGEMEVWALEAYGASNILQEMLTVKSDDITGRTKTYEAIIKGEAMPESDLPESFKVLLKEFQALALDIELCDEEDNVINVDEEIGIEDTPTEYSPQYEIEMTGLHEIDEDAEDFEE; from the coding sequence GTGCAAAAACTCATTGAAAGACTTGATTTTGGAAAAATAAAACCTAGAGGTCAAATGCCTCATTTTCTTGAATTCCAATTAAATTCTTATGAAGATTTTCTACAAACTAATATGTCACCAAATAAAAGGGAAGAAAAAGGATTTGAATTAGCATTCAAAGAGATATTCCCAATAGAATCTTCAAATGGAGATGTAAGGCTAGAATATATAGGATATGAATTACATGAAGCGGAAGCACCATTAAATGATGAACTTGAATGTAAAAAAAGAGGTAAGACATATTCTAATTCATTGAAAGTTAGATTAAGACTTATAAACAAAAAAATGGGAAATGAAATCCAAGAATCTTTGGTATATTTTGGAGAAGTTCCTAAAATGACAGATAGAGCAACTTTTATAATCAATGGAGCAGAAAGAGTTGTTGTATCTCAATTACATAGATCACCAGGAGTATCATTTAGTAAGGAGGTTAATACTCAAACAGGTAAGGATATATTTTCTGGAAAGATAATTCCATATAAAGGAACTTGGCTAGAATTTGAAACTGATAAAAATGATTTTTTAAGTGTAAAGATAGATAGAAAGAAAAAAGTTTTAGCAACTGTATTTTTAAAAGCAGTAGATTTCTTTAAAGATAACAATGAAATTAGAGATTATTTCTTGGAAACTAAGGAATTGAATTTAAAAGCACTTTATAAGAAATATTCAAAAGAACCTGAAGAATTATTAAATGTATTGAAACAAGAATTAGATGGTTCAATAGTTAAAGAAGATATACTTGATGAAGAAACAGGAGAATTTATTGCTGAAGTAGAAGCTTTTATAAATGAAGAAGTAATAAATAAACTAATAGAAAATAAGGTAGATAAAATTTCTTATTGGTATGTAGGACCTGAAAGTAAGTTAATTGCAAATACTTTGATGAATGATACAACTTTAACAGAAGATGAAGCTGTTGTAGAAGTATTTAAAAAGTTAAGACCAGGGGATCAAGTAACTGTTGATTCTGCTAGAAGTTTGATAAGACAAATGTTCTTTAATCCACAAAGATATGATTTAGAACCTGTTGGAAGATATAAGATGAATAAAAGATTAAAACTTGATGTTCCAGAAGATCAAATTTCATTGACAAAAGAGGATGTTTTAGGAACTATTAAATATGTTATAGAACTTAATAATGGTGATCAAAATGTTCATACTGATGATATAGACAATCTATCAAATAGACGTATAAGAGGAGTAGGAGAATTACTTCTTATGCAAATCAAAACTGGACTTGCTAAGATGAATAAAATGGTTAGAGAAAAAATGACTACTCAAGATATAGAAACAGTAACTCCTCAATCATTATTAAATACTAGACCATTAAATGCTTTGATCCAAGATTTCTTTGGTTCAGGACAATTATCACAATTCATGGACCAATCAAATCCACTTGCTGAGTTAACTCACAAGAGAAGAATATCTGCCTTAGGACCTGGTGGACTTTCAAGAGAAAGAGCAGGATTCGAAGTAAGAGACGTTCATGATTCTCACTATGGAAGAATCTGTCCAATAGAAACACCAGAAGGACCAAACATTGGACTTATTGGATCACTTGCTACTTATGCTAAGATTAATAAATATGGATTTATTGAAACACCTTATGTAAAAGTAGAAAATGGAGTAGCATTGGTTGATGATGTTCATTATCTTGCAGCTGATGAAGAAGATGGATTATTTATAGCACAAGCGGATACTAAGCTTGATAAAAACAATAAACTAGAAGGTTTAGTAGTTTGTAGATATGGACATGAAATTGTTGAAATAGAACCTGAAAGAGTAAACTATATGGATGTTTCTCCTAAACAAGTTGTATCTGTATCAGCAGGGCTTATCCCATTCTTAGAACATGATGATGCCAACAGAGCATTGATGGGATCAAACATGCAAAGACAAGCTGTACCTCTATTGAGATCTGAAGCACCTTTTATAGGAACAGGACTTGAAAGAAAAGTTGCAGTAGATTCAGGTGCAGTTGTAACAACTAAGGTATCAGGTAAAGTGGTTTATGTAGATGGTAAAAAGATAATAATTGAAGACAAAGATAAAAAGGAACATACATATAGACTTTTAAACTATGAAAGATCTAACCAATCAATGTGTTTACATCAAACACCTTTGGTAGATTTAGGAGATAAAGTAAAAGCTGGAGATATAATTGCAGATGGACCTGCTACAAAGTTAGGAGATCTATCTTTAGGAAGAAATATTCTTATGGGATTCATGCCTTGGGAAGGATATAACTACGAAGATGCGATTTTAATATCTGATAGACTTAGAAAAGATGATGTATTTACATCTATACATATTGAAGAATATGAAATTGATGCAAGAACTACAAAATTAGGTGATGAAGAAATAACAAGAGAAATCCCTAATGTGTCAGAAAGTGCTTTAAGAAACTTAGATGAAAATGGAATAATTATGATAGGTTCAGAAGTAGGACCAGGAGATATATTAGTTGGTAAAACTGCACCTAAGGGAGAAACAGAACCACCTGCTGAAGAAAAACTTTTAAGAGCTATATTTGGTGAAAAAGCAAGAGATGTAAGAGATACATCACTTACTATGCCTCATGGTTCTAAGGGAGTTGTTGTTGATATTCTTGAACTTTCAAGAGAAAATGGAGATGAATTAAAAGCAGGAGTAAATAAATCTATAAGAGTCTTAGTTGCTGAGAAGCGTAAGATAACTGTTGGAGATAAGATGTCAGGAAGACATGGAAACAAAGGGGTTGTTTCAAGAGTATTACCAGCAGAAGATATGCCTTTCTTAGAAGATGGAACTCATTTAGATGTTGTATTAAACCCTCTTGGAGTACCATCTCGTATGAATATAGGACAAGTTCTTGAAGTACACTTAGGTATGGCAATGAGAAGTTTAAATGGTGGAACTTGTATAGCTACACCAGTATTTGATGGTGCAACAGAAGAACAAGTTAAAGATTACCTTGAAAAACAAGGATATCCAAGAACAGGAAAAGTAACTTTATATGATGGAAGAACTGGAGAGAAGTTTGATAATAAAGTTACAGTTGGAATAATGTATATGTTAAAATTACACCACCTTGTTGAAGATAAAATGCACGCCAGAGCAATAGGACCTTATTCATTGGTAACTCAACAACCACTTGGAGGTAAGGCACAATTTGGTGGACAAAGACTTGGAGAAATGGAGGTTTGGGCATTAGAAGCTTATGGAGCATCTAATATACTTCAAGAAATGTTAACTGTAAAATCAGATGATATTACAGGAAGAACTAAAACCTATGAAGCTATAATTAAGGGCGAAGCTATGCCAGAATCAGATTTACCTGAATCTTTTAAAGTTCTTTTAAAAGAATTCCAAGCATTAGCATTAGATATAGAATTGTGTGATGAAGAAGACAATGTTATAAATGTAGATGAAGAAATAGGAATTGAAGATACTCCAACAGAATACTCACCACAATATGAAATAGAAATGACTGGGCTTCATGAAATAGATGAAGATGCGGAAGATTTTGAAGAGTAA